A segment of the Capra hircus breed San Clemente chromosome 24, ASM170441v1, whole genome shotgun sequence genome:
CCGAACCATGGACCTCTCTCACACGGAGCTGGTCTTCCCTTACGTGGTCCATGAGCTGGTGCCTACAGCAGATCAGTGTCCTATGGAAGAACTGAAAGAATCTGTCCAGGTGAATAAAACAGACAGCCCTCCCCAAGAGGGAGAAGGACGAACCATCATGTTAGACTCAGAAGAAAGCTCGTACCTCTTGGTTGATGACGAACAGTTTGTTGTGAAAGCGTTTCGCCTCTTTCATCGAATACCCTCCTTTGGATTTTCCGTCGTGGAGAAGAAACGCCCAGGTAAACTCAATGCACAGAAACTAAAGGACCTGGGTGAGTAAgtgtttgttttctcctttctcctcagtTGAGTTGTCATGAGCTGAAGCAGGTAGAAGTGTCATAGAAACCTTCCTTTCTTGCTTCCCAGGCCTAATGCTTACATTTTCTCCACGTACTTCCTTTTCCTGAAGTTTGTTTATTAAGGGAAATCTTTAGGGCCAGAAGACGCTATTCAGAGCAAAAAGGAAGTATGTATTTGAAGTCTCTCTTCAGCTCTTTAGAGGCACATTCTTGATCTGTCTTGTCTTCAGGTTTTACTATCTTGGTTGGTGGGGTGATGGTGGATGTCTCAGGCCTAGGCTTTTATTTTCTCACGTCATCTTTTTGAAGTACGTTTGAGTGGCATCTTTGGTCAGATACTTTTCACCGTAGTTCTAAACCATGCAACTGCAACCAGCTGCTTTCTgagttttccttctttattgACTTGGCCTAGGCAGTCAACTTTGATTAAGTTATTAATAATTTGGTGTCTGGAACACTGCCTcaaccagttttatttatttatttatttttttgactgtgccgggtcttcgttgTAGCACATGGGGTCTAGTTTCCTGGGGaacgaacccaggcctcccgcattgggagcatggagtcttagccactgaaccaccagggaagcccctcaaccaGCCTTATATACCTGGGTTCATCACACTTGGAAGCAAGCATTCAAAGCTTGGCTTGGGGCCCATCTAAGGCCTCGTACCTTGTCCATGCTAGGCTGTCACATGCCCAGGGCCTTCAGCACATCTCCCAAAGCAGCGCCAGGCACATCATCCCTCTAGCGTCTCCACCTTCCTTGCCATGCCGACCACAGAACCTGTGAAAAGCGTGGCAGTGGTTTTCcatgtgttctttttctttatttgcacaatctcttctttcttccccaaCTAAAACAAAGCACTAAGTAATGAGGAAAACTGCCTTAgaccaaagatttttttaatatctacAAACCTGTGAAAATAGCAGTGTGTTGTGAAACTGTAAACATGATCCATGTTGGAATTAGTGAATACACTCTGTTTGTACGTATTGCCCAGAGTGATCATCAGGTGTTATTCTCGATTAATATGAGATTTAAGCCCAGTTTGGTAAGCATGGAACTGCCTCTGTTTAAAACGAAGATTGATTATGCATAACTACCTGAAATTCTCCTTGATGTTGTGATCCAAACAATCCCCTCTAACAGTTCTTTTTATTACGTTAATCAGTTTGTTGGTAACTTGTCATTTAAATGGGCTCTTTAATTTTACCTGAAGATGAGCTTGTTAAATACAGCACTCAAAAACTGTTATTCCCATGCACAGCAGAGGATCACAGCTGTTACCTTGACTATAATAAGGTTTTAGGGGGACTTAAGAGCTTAAACTTATCTGAAACGTGTGCTTGGAAATGTTTTAAGTACTTGGACATTGCTAATATCAATAGCCaacaatgaacttttaaaaaatgtataaatatccCAGTTTCCcacaagtaataaaatatttataactatTATGAAAAGAATTGGATGCCTTTTCCATTTGCTATTTGCAGTGCTGTTGAAACAGACGCTCTGTAACAAGTCATAAATTCcattcccatgatgtgatggtaTCTGCCTCCATCTTTTAGGTGTTCCACCAGGTCCTGCCTATGGGAAGCTGAAAAACGGAATTTCTGTTGTTCTGGAAAATGGAGTTACAATTTCTCCCCAAGATGTCTTAAAGAAGCCTATTGTTGGaagaaaaatctgtattttgGGTGACTGTTCTGGGGTTGTGGATGACGGAGGAGTAAAGCTGTGCTTTGAAGCAGACCTGTTGATCCACGAAGCGACCCTGGATGACACCCAGATGGACAAAGCGAAGGAGCACGGCCACAGCACGCCGCAGATGGCGGCGACGTTTGCAAAGCTGTGCCGAGCAAAGAGGCTGGTTCTGACTCACTTCAGTCAGAGGTACAAACCAGTTGCCTTGGCCAGAGAAGGAGAAGCAGATGGGATTGTAGAACTTAAAAAGCAAGCTGAATCAGTGTTAGACCTCCAAGAAGTGACTCTCGCAGAAGATTTCATGGTGATCAGCATTCCGATCAAGAAGTGAAGCCAGTATTCCTGAATGCATTCTGATGTGTCTGTAAATATGTTATTGAACCAACAGTCAcatttggtttctttttgttgtggtggtggtggtggtcatcgTAGTTTTGGTCTAAAATTATTTGAGTCCTCATAATCCTGGAAAGGATGGAGCTGCATTGCTGAACTAACTCAGCATTGAGAGGGAGCAAGCTTTTTTATaataaatcactttaaaaagaatgaaaccagcaTCCTTCTTAAAGTCCAGATTTGACAAAATGATAGGCTATTCAGGTATACATGCTTTGTGGTTGCTGCCTCAGAGATTAGCCAATGCACCATGCAATCCTGGGCTTAGCTTCTATCTAGCTTTATTGCTGTTGTTGGCAAAGTTTGCAGGACTTGGCCCTCCTGGCTAACAATGGTATTTTGGCAGTTTGTGTTAAATCTGTTCATGTTATTAACAAAAGAGAAATGTAATGAGATATTGAACATGCAGAATTGAAGCTGGCATGTTAAATCTTGAATTCTTTGCtagaagactgaaggcagggtcAGGGTAGGTGTTTGGCcttcaattaatattttattaaactttCCAGTTTGCTCTAAACCCAGGGTTCTCAGAGGTGATACTGCTCCCTTAGATGGAATTTTGAAGTTGTGGGATGTTTCTTGTCAAAACTAGGAGGGGTTACTACCAGCAGTTAGTCAGTACAGGGCAGGATGCTAGATTGTAGAGAATTTTGGTCAGTCCTAAACAATGAAGAATTATCTCATCCCACAATGCATATTGCAGGTCTGTTGAAATACACATCAAATTAAAACTTAGACTCCTGCTGTGAACATACTTTATAAAAATTCAGTGACATAGGGGGCATGAACCACTggtctccttgcatggccctgcaataaacctttctctgctcaaaaagaaaaaaaggaaatagtgaTGTAATGAGCTGAACTACGAGGTAAGTCAAATTCTGCAACAAATCCTAAAAAGCTAGCTAAGTGAATATATTGGAATGTCACATCAAACATTATTTGTCAGAAATGAGCTATGGGCTGGAGCTTGTGAATCTGGAGGTTAAAAAATGACTATATGTCCAACTTGGGTTTAATTTACGTGTTCTGATAAATAATTATTTGAGCACCATTTTCGTAAAATGTTCTTTCTAGAATAGCTTTTCCTGCTGAGTTGCCTTCCACCTCCCTTCTGTCTGTCATGGGGTATCTCTGACTCATTTGCCCACAGTATTTCTCAAAATGTATTACATGGAAAGGTAGTCTCAAGTACTGATTCAGTCAAAACAGTTCCCTAATCAGACTGGTTTGGGGAACCCTGTATACTGTGGGTCCCTCTGGCAGAGCTGTAATGCCCACCAATGTATTACAATAGCACTGCTTCAGTGATCACCAGCCCGGCTGTGATGCCAGAAAGACCTGATTTCAGAGTCCCATTCCCTCTGTGCTCTAAAGCACGGTCCTTAGATCTGCTGATCTTTAGCTTGCTCATCTctaaaagtgagaaaaataataGTAAGACCTACCTCTAGGAGTGCCGTAAAGATTAAATAAAGACAGTGTATAAAAGGAGCATAGCACATTGCTTCAAGGCACGAAGTCCTAAAGTACAGAGGCTTGTCAACTGAACCCCTTTCTAAAGTCATATTTCACCATATACTATCTGTTAACATCTTAAGAACCTAGAGAATTTTATAGTATACTTATTCAGAAATACTGTCATGGTGTATAGTATACTACTGGATTCCTCTGGTCCTGGGGCTTTTCTAGTGAAAATTGACTACCGGAGGGGTCTGGAACCCCTGAAGTAGTGATGGTCTAGTTACTCAAGATCTCGGTCACTCTGAAGCAGCCTCCAGGATGGGCTGATTGAGCCCTGCTTTAGGCTCCTGGCCTGccagagtaccagagtgggcCAGAACTAACGCATATCTTGGTTTCTGAACTCAAGTCAAACCAGCATCTATTAACCTACTGTGTGccgaatgggcttccctggttgctcagcagttaagaatccgccgCAGGAGATACAAATTCAATccctagggttgggaagatcccctggaggagggcatggcaacccattccagtattcttgcttggagaatcccatggacagaggagcctggcgggctacagtccacagggccacaaagatttgggcacgactgaagcgatttagcacatgTGCATTCAACGTGTGCCCAAACCTGTACAAGAGGGAATGGCTAGTACTAGTACCTCTGATGCTTGGAGCTCTGGTGTGTAAAGATTGTAGTTTGGTCACCTCTACATTCTTGGAAATACCCACCCATACTATGCCCTCAGAAGTGTATATTGAATGAAACGAGATCACAAAATTTAAGACCTAAAGTTTAGAGCCTGTGACTAGCCCATTTTACTGCTGGGTTTGTCCAAAACTGTAAC
Coding sequences within it:
- the ELAC1 gene encoding zinc phosphodiesterase ELAC protein 1, encoding MSMDVTFLGTGAAYPSPTRGASALVLRCEGECWLFDCGEGTQTQLMKSQLKAGRITKIFITHLHGDHFFGLPGLLCTISLQSGSMVTKQPIEIYGPVGLRDFICRTMDLSHTELVFPYVVHELVPTADQCPMEELKESVQVNKTDSPPQEGEGRTIMLDSEESSYLLVDDEQFVVKAFRLFHRIPSFGFSVVEKKRPGKLNAQKLKDLGVPPGPAYGKLKNGISVVLENGVTISPQDVLKKPIVGRKICILGDCSGVVDDGGVKLCFEADLLIHEATLDDTQMDKAKEHGHSTPQMAATFAKLCRAKRLVLTHFSQRYKPVALAREGEADGIVELKKQAESVLDLQEVTLAEDFMVISIPIKK